From the genome of Grus americana isolate bGruAme1 chromosome 9, bGruAme1.mat, whole genome shotgun sequence, one region includes:
- the LOC129210058 gene encoding uncharacterized protein LOC129210058, with protein MAAPGRARLWPAGGRGGAAARPGGRSGPLSLPSSRRGPGSRRCGCRGAAPRSPLRVGLGVLRGGRWLRARRGSPDALRRVAAAVRGSVRRVFRAVKPPSGGGGGWRRRCGERCAAPGGPGRIPGTAAAALARSNDDSSLERQPVSTENLFRHLTPQIPHEKKKQVSRILAKFVYEIGNNCDIKHPSGCRGLFTEDIQHRQIYVACQNGRVDQALSLGFLLCWIAGDLTNFVGCYLTNQLPIQIVTAIFYVNMDIIMISQFVYYKLKNQKMTKCSKSLKNFCITWIMVCIALCVILLCQLLLRSQDQSAVIERSNNSLDMVEMSGFVCGYISCVFYLGSRFPQLYKNFQRKSTEGTSYLLFALAMMGNCTYGLSLVLKMPATESFRTLYFLHHLPWLLGSFGVLFLDIFVTLQFLLYRQRKERQSGLVALEVEPLLVSEEPA; from the exons ATGGCGGCGCCGGGCCGGGCGAGGCTCTGGCCTGccgggggaaggggaggggcggcggcgcggccgggcgGGCGTTCCGGCCCTCTCTCCCTCCCGTCTTCCCGCCGCGGGCCGGGCAGCCGCCGGTGTGGGTGTCGGGGGGCTGCGCCGCGCTCCCCCCTCCGCGTGGGATTGGGGGTGCTGCGGGGAGGGAGGTGGCTGAGGGCGCGGCGGGGCTCCCCCGACGCCCTCCGGAGGGTGGCGGCCGCCGTGCGCGGGAGCGTCCGCAGGGTCTTCCGTGCGGTGAAACCGCCCtccggtggtggtggtggttggcGGCGGCGGTGCGGGGAGAGGTGCGCGGCGCCGGGCGGGCCCGGCCGGATCCCcggaacagcagcagcagccctcgCCAG GTCCAATGATGACAGTTCTCTTGAGAGGCAGCCAGTTTCTACAGAAAACTTGTTCCGGCATTTAACGCCACAGATAcctcatgaaaagaaaaagcaggtttCTCGAATCCTAGCAAA GTTCGTTTATGAGATTGGAAATAACTGTGATATCAAGCATCCGTCTGGATGCAGAGGTCTTTTCACAGAGGATATTCAGCATCG TCAAATTTACGTTGCCTGTCAGAATGGAAGAGTGGATCAAGCGCTGTCTTTGGGCTTTCTGCTGTGTTGGATAGCTGGAGATCTTACAAATTTCGTAGGCTGCTATTTAACAAATCAACTGCCAATTCAG ATTGTCACTGCCATTTTTTATGTTAACATGGATATAATTATGATTTCACAATTTGTCTACTATAAGCTCAAGAATCAGAAGATGACAAAAT GCAGCAAAAGTCTGAAGAATTTCTGTATAACCTGGATCATGGTGTGTATAGCACTGTGTGTTATTTTACTCTGTCAGCTGTTACTAAGAAGCCAAGACCAGAGTGCAGTAATTGAAAGAAGTAAT aactCTCTTGATATGGTTGAAATGTCAGGCTTCGTTTGTGGCTATATATCCTGTGTGTTTTACTTGGGAAGTAGATTTCCTCAGCTGTATAAAAAT TTCCAAAGAAAATCAACAGAAGGCACCTCTTACCTGCTCTTTGCCTTGGCCATGATGGGAAACTGTACGTACGGACTGAGCCTTGTTTTAAAGATGCCAGCTACCGAATCCTTCCGGACCCTCTACTTTTTACACCATCTTCCATGGCTCCTTGGCAGCTTTGGAGTTTTGTTTCTAGACATTTTT GTGACTCTGCAATTCCTCCTGTATCGTCAGCGCAAGGAAAGACAATCCGGTTTAGTGGCGCTGGAAGTGGAACCGTTGCTGGTGAGCGAGGAGCCCGCCTAG